The genomic segment TTTTGGGCTTATCAAGGGGAGAATTTCGATGAAGACAAGTTTAATGCTGAGTGCGGTTGTATTGGTTGCCTGTAGCTTAGATGCACAGGCTGGGTTTATTGACTTCGAAAGCGGCTACTCCGATCTGGAGATCATCAACAGCGCGATCGACACGGGTGACAATTTGGTCACGATCTCCACCACTGGTAACACCAACTCGGCGTTCTCCTACATTGCTAAGGTTGGAACGCCGCCTCGGACCGGATTTACCACCGGTGGAAATGCCGCAGTCAGTGACGACGAGGCTGTCGACGGTCGGGCGGGAGGGTTCTTCCTCACCGATGATACCGTGGGTGATGTCGCAATCAATTCGGCGGACTACGTCTTCAGCTTTGCCGATGGCATTACTGACTTGAGTATGGACATCTTCGACTTCCGTGTCGATGGGGGAGCACAGAACGTCGGATCGACGGCTACAGCGATGTTGACATTGTTCTCCGATGAGGCGATGACGAACATCGTTGGCATGACCTCCTTCACAGCGGATTTGCAAAATCAGCCGATCGACGGCAACTGGGAAAACCTGCTGGTCATCGCCGACGGCGTGGCTGTGAAAGCCGTCTTGGATCTGGGCGGAGTGGATCGCGGTGTGGGTGTCGACAACATCAGCTTCACCACCGAGCCGCCGCCGGTCAATCCGGTTCCCGAACCCTCGTCGTTCGTGCTAATGGGCCTCGGTGCCATTGGCCTGATCGGCTTCCGCCGTCGCCAACAACGTCGTGCGGCCAAATAACAAACGCATCGCAGCATAAGCTGCAACGAACAACGGATGCATTATCGAACGACTCCCCGATAATGAGTTGAGGTGCCGGAAGCACCACTAGGCGACCTCAAGCCCGGATGACACTGTGTCGTCCGGGCTTTTTTGTGTTTGTATCGCGAAATCATCATGCGTGAAACGTTGTTAGCCACAGACGTTTACAAACGCATCCGTGATCCGCTGCAAGATTTCAGCATCGCTGGGATAAGTCGTCGGCAAAATCTGCCGCAACGGGATCGGCACTTCGTCCATGCGATACACGACTCCCGGAAGATGCACACCGTACACGGCAGTCGTGAAGCGAAGCTGGGGTTGGAAATGGACGGGCACGGTGGGGTGGTCCAGCAAAATCGTCGGGATGGTTTCTAAATAACGCCGGGCTGCTGGCGACATGTGCGGAACGCTTTCGCCCCCCACAAACAGGCACAGATCGACCTCGCCACGTTCGAACAGATCGTTGGCGGAGAATTCGCTCGGATTATACTGCGGATACCCTCGGCCCAAATTGACACCAAACGGAAAACCCGTCTGCCAACAGAGTACACAGTCTGCTCCCGTGACGTCGCCATGCATTCGCATTCGCCGGGCATGAAACCGCGTGTAGGCATTCAATTCGGTGACGAGTCGTAACAGAGCCTCGACGTTGAGATGCCCCAATTGCTGATGTGCTAATCCCAAACCAAAAAAGACGACACCACAACGACACGACTTCATGCGGTCCGCTAGCTCTGTGAGTTGATCAATGGGAATACCGGAATAGGCGTCCTCTGTTGGCGACTCACCACGCAATAAACTGCGGAGCATCCAAATCATTTCGAAATCAGTACCTGGCTCGACCGGCAGGAAGATGTCAGCGGCGTCGGCAGTTTGTGTTCGCTCGGAGTCAATCACGATCACGGTACGATCGCTGCGCCCATTCGGGACGAATTCACCAACCGGGTCCACGGAATAGCGTTCGAAATGTCGCGGATGACTTTGAACGGGGTCGACGCCCCAAAAGATCACCAGATCGGCGCGATTCTTGATTTCTCCTAAAGAGCATGTCGACTCCCCGACATGTTGAATCGCCATAATCGACGGTGCATGGCAGAGCGATGCCGTTGTGTCGATGATTGCGCCAACTTTATCGGCGAGTTGCACAGCGGCGCGTTGTCCATCGGAACTGCTGCGCGACAACCCAAAAATTAGTGGAGCCTGCGACTTCAGCAATAAATCGGCGGCATATTCAATTGCGGATGGGATCTCAACAGGCTGATCATTGATCGCCGCACTAGGTGGTTGCTGCGTGTCTTGTTCCAGAAACCAAGATTCAGAGAGTTTGCAAGCGCCGGACACCGCGTGGACCCGGCCGTTTTCGACCGACACCTGCAGGTCGTCACAAACACACCCACATTTAGTGCAGGCGACATTCTGTATCACTTCCATCCAACACTTTCTCTGCTCTTAGCTCTGCTGCTGATCAATGGCTAATTTATCGAGGTAGCGGTGTCTCCGGAAAGGCACTCTGCAAGATGCGAACAAATTTGATGCAAAGCTCATGCGCAAAGGCCGAACAGGTCGACAGACACGAAGATCGCCCCAAACCAATGTGGATAAAGGCGTTATCAAGTGCAGAAACGGTGAACCAATGCGTCTCCTCATGATCAATGTGTTAAGGAACGTCGAAAAAACGGTTCTCCTGAAAGAGACCTCTTTTGTGCGGTTTGAGACGGCCAGCGAAATAAGGGGCATTGATGCAGCGGATTCCTGAGAACGATTTTGCTACCATTCAGGCCTGGATCGTTTCGGGGATCTCGAATGTTTTTTACCTAGCACCTCAGATAGCAACAACTGAATTGATACAAGGTCAAGCTTGATGAAACGACTTCTTTTCGCTTTTCTGATTCTGGCAACTGTGGGACAACAGGCTGTCGCCGAATCTCTGAACGTCATGACGTGGAACATTCGCTTAAACACCCCCAGCGACGGAATCAATGCTTGGCCGAATCGAAAAGATTGGGTGGCAGAGATTATCATCAAAAACAAAGTGGACATTGCAGGTTTCCAAGAGGTTCTCGTCGAACAACTTGAGGACTTGAAAGCTCGATTGCCGGATATGGACGTCTATGGCGTGGGCCGGAACGATGGCAAAAACGCTGGCGAGTTTACGCCGATTTTTTTCCGCAAGGATCGCTTCGAGTTGCTCGATCAGGCAACGTTCTGGCTTTCCATGACGCCCGACAAAACTGCCAGCAAGGGATGGGATGCAGACCTGCCGCGAATTGCAAGTTGGGTCAAGCTTAAGGATCGCCAGACAGGCACCGTCTTTTATGTCATGAACACGCACTTTGATCATCGTGGAAAGCAGGCACGAGTCGAAAGTGCGAAACTTTTATTAAAACAGATGCGGGAGCAATTTGTGGATCATCCAGTC from the Symmachiella macrocystis genome contains:
- a CDS encoding PEP-CTERM sorting domain-containing protein, coding for MKTSLMLSAVVLVACSLDAQAGFIDFESGYSDLEIINSAIDTGDNLVTISTTGNTNSAFSYIAKVGTPPRTGFTTGGNAAVSDDEAVDGRAGGFFLTDDTVGDVAINSADYVFSFADGITDLSMDIFDFRVDGGAQNVGSTATAMLTLFSDEAMTNIVGMTSFTADLQNQPIDGNWENLLVIADGVAVKAVLDLGGVDRGVGVDNISFTTEPPPVNPVPEPSSFVLMGLGAIGLIGFRRRQQRRAAK
- a CDS encoding formylmethanofuran dehydrogenase subunit B — encoded protein: MEVIQNVACTKCGCVCDDLQVSVENGRVHAVSGACKLSESWFLEQDTQQPPSAAINDQPVEIPSAIEYAADLLLKSQAPLIFGLSRSSSDGQRAAVQLADKVGAIIDTTASLCHAPSIMAIQHVGESTCSLGEIKNRADLVIFWGVDPVQSHPRHFERYSVDPVGEFVPNGRSDRTVIVIDSERTQTADAADIFLPVEPGTDFEMIWMLRSLLRGESPTEDAYSGIPIDQLTELADRMKSCRCGVVFFGLGLAHQQLGHLNVEALLRLVTELNAYTRFHARRMRMHGDVTGADCVLCWQTGFPFGVNLGRGYPQYNPSEFSANDLFERGEVDLCLFVGGESVPHMSPAARRYLETIPTILLDHPTVPVHFQPQLRFTTAVYGVHLPGVVYRMDEVPIPLRQILPTTYPSDAEILQRITDAFVNVCG
- a CDS encoding endonuclease/exonuclease/phosphatase family protein, with amino-acid sequence MKRLLFAFLILATVGQQAVAESLNVMTWNIRLNTPSDGINAWPNRKDWVAEIIIKNKVDIAGFQEVLVEQLEDLKARLPDMDVYGVGRNDGKNAGEFTPIFFRKDRFELLDQATFWLSMTPDKTASKGWDADLPRIASWVKLKDRQTGTVFYVMNTHFDHRGKQARVESAKLLLKQMREQFVDHPVILTGDFNTLPGSPPYNILIGKGTQTRPVFLDAHKHSVQKPTGPDSTWNGFKEIEPNRRIDFVFTTKSVKVKRLQTLDDQRDGRFPSDHLPIITELEFLQE